The following proteins are encoded in a genomic region of Primulina huaijiensis isolate GDHJ02 chromosome 3, ASM1229523v2, whole genome shotgun sequence:
- the LOC140973390 gene encoding late embryogenesis abundant protein D-34-like yields the protein MSHQQPRRPEAVKYGDVFHVSGQLARTPIAPQDAATIQAAENMVLGEIPKGGVAATMQSAASWNERRGVVGHNDITDIVSDQGAAVSQTDVDGYRVITEAIGGQIVGRYGQPREVTTANPDVDPDDCTIGEALEATAISAGDKPVDKSDAAAIQAAEARAAGLGHVVPGGLGAEAKSAAEYNSRIARDEGKTTLEDVLTDSTEKLTGDKAVTREDAEGVIQAEISNTPDMAAHPGGVAASMAAAARLNQQK from the exons ATGAGTCATCAACAACCACGGAGGCCGGAAGCTGTCAAGTATGGAGACGTTTTCCACGTCTCCGGTCAGCTAGCTCGGACACCCATAGCACCACAGGACGCCGCTACCATTCAGGCCGCCGAGAACATGGTACTCGGTGAGATCCCCAAGGGTGGTGTGGCGGCTACCATGCAATCAGCTGCCAGCTGGAATGAGCGACGCGGCGTGGTTGGTCACAATGACATTACTGACATCGTGAGCGATCAGGGAGCTGCCGTGTCACAAACCGATGTCGATGGCTATCGCGTCATAACAGAAGCCATTGGGGGACAA ATTGTGGGACGATATGGGCAGCCAAGGGAAGTGACAACGGCTAACCCAGATGTGGACCCCGACGATTGTACCatcggcgaagcactcgaggcCACAGCCATTTCCGCTGGAGACAAACCAGTTGATAAAAGCGACGCCGCCGCAATACAGGCTGCGGAGGCTAGAGCCGCTGGGCTGGGCCATGTTGTGCCTGGCGGCTTAGGAGCAGAAGCAAAATCAGCCGCCGAATACAATTCCCGGATAGCACGGGATGAGGGCAAAACCACGCTTGAGGATGTTTTAACA GATTCAACGGAGAAATTGACTGGTGATAAAGCTGTGACGAGAGAAGATGCGGAGGGAGTGATACAGGCTGAGATAAGCAACACGCCGGATATGGCAGCGCACCCTGGTGGCGTGGCCGCGTCCATGGCGGCTGCAGCGAGGCTTAACCAACAGAAATGA